Proteins co-encoded in one Spirosoma endbachense genomic window:
- a CDS encoding M4 family metallopeptidase yields MQKYLIFWLLFCSLLFQNDILYGQKFAPKYLRENDKSLLSLTSQYTEDGWLIFNPDSESIEASKFTSRFQNSLGLSGDYQLWLVKDKTDVKETRHQHFQLLWKNIVVEGGHLTLHSRKGVLKSVHSRIIDGLALNPERVISESQALESAVFAQKISLADFKNNLPKGQLILTSQDGNFATESYQLAYTFDILGGRESGDIKKALGPNRVYINAISGAVIKSVPLVSKCFDAKYSHGKVSHNQLQLLPTTQNLGKPLQAATFNSLHPRGNPTPSFEVEPLGTDFRLSMSTNVPQALITRVDLNNNAWLWANQNPPQINNAWDDPEVTNSSTNWGTNAQAATLSHWAVWRCYQYFLNRFNMNGTDGQGTIARVLSSPGYADGPVWWRNERLMVVEANPQGQVAAAVDIIGHEYGHGVSNHLVGGWTIFDGETGSLNEGFSDIMGSVIERELQPDGGPNGGDWYWQMGENAWYVRNMADPNIFGHPKIYHEPGFWNSTNPQLVHINAGVLDKWFHTLITGKGPNGDITPISSINDAMSVVYWALENYIYGDYNYANTANALRIAAGAVFGECSPQQRAVAAAWGAVGIPTSYICSPDCNFTATAITPTSVNCNQAMTLSSGCTAGPGNSNGWECQGITYTYSGPNVPYNPGSNPSLNVTAPASAGTYQYSLAMSKSGAGCYTPTFNFNVSVNCGSTPTCDFSNGPRYVGTWSNLVVQIRSISGRNVLVTAIPGSSDDKYYPRGDNFWGSFNQDPNAAGLQSCLNAGTTDWGGLTNPSSIAPPAGYYQGTEQDGAVYYAQNGTNPPNPCDFSSGPRHVGTWNNLNVEIRQFPNGKRALVTAEPNAYNDKYYPRGDNFWDNFTKDSGVENLQGCLNAGTTGWWGLEFPTSITPPSGYQQGTTQDGAVYFSTNGLRVGAQQETIEEVSLVKVRPNPVHNEVIVTFMLKEASDVQLRLLDVQGRVYQQHTHKGIAGKNERVLTVSSLATGVYALEVILERQRIIHKLVKE; encoded by the coding sequence ATGCAAAAGTATCTAATTTTCTGGCTCTTATTTTGTAGCCTATTGTTCCAAAATGACATCTTATATGGCCAGAAATTTGCACCTAAATATTTAAGAGAAAACGACAAAAGTCTATTATCCCTAACCAGCCAATATACCGAAGATGGCTGGTTAATATTCAACCCGGATTCTGAATCCATTGAAGCCAGTAAGTTTACGTCAAGATTTCAGAATTCTTTGGGGTTGAGTGGGGATTATCAACTTTGGTTAGTAAAAGACAAAACCGATGTAAAAGAAACCAGACATCAACACTTTCAACTGCTCTGGAAAAACATAGTCGTCGAAGGCGGTCATTTAACCTTACATTCGCGAAAAGGTGTTCTCAAGTCTGTTCATTCCCGGATTATTGATGGCTTAGCTCTAAACCCAGAACGAGTCATATCGGAAAGCCAAGCACTTGAATCAGCAGTTTTTGCCCAAAAAATCAGCCTAGCTGATTTTAAAAATAACCTACCCAAAGGTCAATTAATTCTAACGAGCCAGGATGGAAATTTTGCAACAGAAAGTTATCAGCTTGCCTATACATTCGATATACTGGGTGGAAGGGAATCGGGCGATATTAAAAAAGCACTTGGCCCAAATCGAGTATACATCAATGCCATTAGTGGAGCAGTCATAAAAAGTGTCCCCTTGGTTAGCAAATGCTTTGATGCTAAGTATAGTCATGGCAAAGTGAGCCACAATCAGCTTCAATTACTTCCTACAACTCAAAACCTTGGTAAACCATTACAAGCCGCGACTTTCAACTCACTACATCCACGCGGCAATCCCACTCCTTCTTTTGAAGTAGAGCCTTTGGGTACGGACTTTCGCTTATCCATGAGTACCAATGTTCCCCAGGCTTTAATTACCCGAGTTGATTTGAACAATAATGCCTGGCTCTGGGCGAATCAGAATCCACCGCAAATCAATAACGCTTGGGACGATCCTGAGGTAACAAATTCTTCTACAAACTGGGGGACTAATGCACAGGCGGCTACCCTTAGTCACTGGGCTGTCTGGAGATGTTACCAATATTTCTTGAACCGTTTTAATATGAACGGTACTGATGGTCAAGGAACAATCGCGCGGGTTTTATCAAGCCCAGGTTACGCAGATGGTCCTGTCTGGTGGAGAAATGAGCGGCTAATGGTGGTCGAGGCTAATCCCCAAGGTCAAGTGGCTGCTGCCGTTGACATAATTGGTCATGAATATGGACATGGAGTTTCTAATCATTTAGTTGGTGGCTGGACAATTTTTGATGGCGAAACGGGGTCGTTAAATGAAGGCTTTTCTGATATCATGGGTTCGGTGATTGAGCGAGAACTGCAACCCGATGGAGGCCCAAATGGAGGAGATTGGTATTGGCAGATGGGAGAAAACGCCTGGTATGTTCGCAATATGGCCGATCCTAATATATTTGGCCATCCCAAGATATATCACGAACCTGGCTTTTGGAATAGTACGAATCCCCAGTTGGTCCATATAAATGCCGGCGTCTTGGATAAATGGTTTCATACATTGATAACAGGAAAAGGGCCAAATGGGGATATAACGCCCATTAGTTCGATTAATGATGCGATGAGCGTCGTGTATTGGGCGCTTGAAAATTACATTTATGGTGATTATAACTACGCTAATACCGCCAATGCCCTTCGTATCGCAGCTGGAGCCGTTTTTGGCGAATGTTCTCCTCAACAACGCGCCGTCGCTGCTGCCTGGGGAGCGGTAGGTATACCCACTAGCTACATCTGTAGTCCAGATTGTAATTTTACGGCAACAGCCATTACACCAACGAGTGTCAATTGCAATCAGGCCATGACTCTCAGTTCGGGCTGTACGGCTGGGCCCGGCAATTCAAACGGTTGGGAATGTCAGGGAATTACCTATACCTATAGTGGCCCTAATGTTCCTTATAACCCAGGCTCGAACCCAAGTTTGAACGTAACGGCTCCAGCTTCTGCAGGAACATATCAGTACAGTCTGGCCATGTCCAAATCTGGCGCTGGTTGTTATACACCAACTTTTAACTTCAACGTCAGTGTAAACTGTGGTTCCACTCCCACCTGCGATTTCAGTAACGGCCCTCGTTATGTGGGCACCTGGTCGAATCTGGTCGTTCAGATTCGCTCGATCTCCGGAAGAAATGTATTAGTGACGGCCATTCCAGGCTCCTCCGATGACAAATACTACCCGCGTGGTGATAATTTCTGGGGAAGCTTTAATCAAGACCCCAATGCGGCTGGTTTGCAAAGCTGTCTCAATGCAGGTACTACGGATTGGGGTGGCCTGACTAACCCCTCCAGCATTGCTCCGCCAGCCGGTTATTATCAGGGCACGGAGCAGGATGGGGCCGTATATTATGCACAGAACGGTACCAATCCGCCTAATCCCTGCGATTTTAGTAGCGGCCCCCGCCATGTGGGCACCTGGAATAATTTGAACGTCGAGATTCGCCAGTTTCCGAATGGGAAGCGGGCCTTGGTAACCGCTGAGCCGAACGCATACAATGACAAGTACTACCCACGCGGTGATAATTTCTGGGATAATTTCACCAAAGATTCCGGTGTGGAAAATCTCCAAGGGTGCCTCAATGCAGGAACTACGGGTTGGTGGGGCCTTGAATTCCCAACAAGCATAACCCCTCCATCGGGTTATCAACAGGGAACGACTCAGGATGGAGCCGTTTATTTCTCAACGAATGGGTTACGAGTGGGTGCCCAACAGGAGACTATAGAGGAGGTAAGCTTAGTGAAAGTGCGCCCGAATCCGGTTCATAATGAGGTTATAGTAACATTTATGCTAAAAGAAGCCAGTGATGTTCAACTGCGTTTGCTAGACGTACAGGGCCGTGTTTATCAGCAGCATACGCATAAGGGTATAGCTGGTAAGAACGAACGTGTTCTGACTGTTTCGTCACTGGCTACCGGTGTCTATGCGCTGGAAGTAATACTGGAACGGCAGCGAATCATTCATAAGCTGGTGAAAGAATAG
- a CDS encoding glutamine synthetase beta-grasp domain-containing protein, producing MAKSKLEYIWLDGYKPTQSLRSKTKIEADFSGSLEDCPMWSFDGSSTEQAEGGSSDCLLKPVFIVPDPQRKNGYLVMCEVLNADGTPHVTNGRATIEDDDNDFWFGFEQEYFLWDLSIDKPLGFPAEGFPTRPQGPYYCSVGAQNAYGRYIIEEHLDACLEAGLNVEGINAEVATGQWEFQIFAKGAKAAGDQIWVARYILERIGEKYNIAINWHCKPLGATDWNGSGMHANFSNTALRTSGSKEVYDKICQSFSPADVIKAHIAVYGADNEQRLTGKHETQSIDQFSYGISDRGASIRIPIATVERGWKGWLEDRRPNSAADPYKVAAVIIKTVKSAEILETA from the coding sequence ATGGCAAAGTCGAAGTTAGAGTACATTTGGCTCGATGGCTATAAGCCCACCCAAAGCCTGCGTTCCAAAACTAAAATTGAAGCTGATTTCTCGGGTAGTCTCGAAGATTGCCCTATGTGGTCGTTCGACGGCTCTTCGACCGAGCAAGCCGAAGGCGGTTCGTCAGACTGTTTGCTGAAACCAGTTTTCATTGTACCAGATCCGCAGCGTAAGAATGGTTATCTCGTGATGTGTGAAGTGCTGAACGCTGATGGTACTCCTCACGTAACAAACGGACGTGCTACGATTGAAGACGACGATAACGATTTCTGGTTTGGTTTTGAGCAGGAATATTTCCTATGGGATTTAAGCATTGATAAACCACTAGGATTCCCGGCCGAAGGTTTCCCGACGCGTCCACAAGGGCCATATTATTGCTCTGTAGGCGCTCAGAATGCCTATGGTCGCTACATTATTGAAGAACACCTGGATGCTTGCCTGGAAGCTGGCCTGAACGTTGAAGGTATCAACGCCGAGGTGGCAACAGGTCAGTGGGAATTCCAGATTTTCGCTAAAGGAGCAAAAGCAGCTGGTGACCAGATTTGGGTTGCCCGTTATATCCTGGAGCGTATCGGTGAAAAATACAATATTGCCATCAACTGGCATTGCAAGCCGCTGGGCGCAACCGACTGGAACGGTTCGGGTATGCACGCTAACTTCTCAAATACGGCTCTGCGCACGTCGGGAAGCAAGGAAGTATACGACAAAATCTGTCAGTCTTTCTCGCCTGCCGACGTTATCAAAGCACACATCGCTGTCTATGGTGCTGATAACGAGCAACGCCTGACGGGTAAACACGAAACCCAGTCGATCGATCAGTTCTCTTACGGTATCTCTGACCGTGGTGCTTCGATCCGTATCCCTATCGCTACGGTAGAACGCGGCTGGAAAGGCTGGCTCGAAGATCGTCGTCCGAACTCGGCCGCTGATCCTTATAAAGTAGCCGCTGTCATTATCAAAACCGTTAAATCGGCTGAGATTCTGGAAACTGCTTAA
- a CDS encoding ROK family transcriptional regulator, with product MNTTIFLEDDLPVSQSVVDYKKKQKQRDMLAYLYAEGPCTLAHLAKLLHSSVPSVTSLVDDLVSNKWVTAMGTAMGNNGRRPALFSLDTTKHYVVVIDVSTHDTKLLVMNVLREIVFRREFDLRLEDNPTFLATLVQQYKTTLADSGINPKTIRAVGISMPGLVNARHGTNLTYKNLSPANISLPRWFSEQIRLPVYLINDTKATVLGESRFGGAQGKKQVLAINIDWGVGLGIVVNGEVFQGTSGFAGELGHIQVDPEGELCYCGKIGCLNTITSASALVRRVQRDITDGQVSKLAVFRERVEQIDIDELINAAHQGDSYAIDMLHETGFQLGKGLAVAISLFNPEMIIVDGVLTKAAAFILNTIEQAISKYCLSDFRNDLTIEITQLNGAAKWLGTHAYMMEDIFANY from the coding sequence ATGAATACAACTATTTTTCTTGAGGATGACCTGCCTGTTTCCCAGTCAGTTGTAGATTATAAGAAGAAACAAAAGCAGCGCGACATGCTGGCCTATCTGTATGCAGAAGGCCCCTGCACACTGGCGCACCTGGCCAAACTGCTGCACAGTAGTGTACCCTCCGTGACGAGTCTTGTCGACGATCTGGTTAGTAACAAATGGGTAACAGCCATGGGTACCGCCATGGGTAACAATGGTCGAAGGCCAGCGCTGTTTAGTCTTGATACAACCAAGCATTATGTGGTTGTGATCGATGTCAGCACGCACGACACCAAACTGTTAGTGATGAATGTGCTCCGTGAGATCGTCTTTCGTCGTGAATTTGATCTGCGCCTGGAAGACAATCCAACGTTTCTGGCGACGCTGGTTCAACAGTACAAAACTACCCTTGCCGATTCGGGTATCAATCCCAAAACGATCAGGGCGGTTGGCATTTCCATGCCCGGCTTAGTCAATGCCCGGCATGGCACCAATCTGACCTATAAGAATCTTAGTCCGGCAAATATCTCGCTTCCTCGCTGGTTTTCGGAGCAGATCCGTTTACCTGTTTATTTAATTAACGATACCAAAGCTACCGTACTTGGAGAGAGCCGTTTTGGTGGAGCACAGGGTAAAAAACAGGTGCTGGCCATTAATATTGACTGGGGAGTTGGCCTGGGAATTGTCGTTAATGGCGAAGTTTTTCAGGGTACCAGTGGTTTTGCCGGTGAATTAGGGCATATTCAGGTCGACCCTGAGGGTGAATTATGTTACTGTGGTAAAATAGGCTGCCTCAATACCATTACATCGGCCTCGGCGCTGGTTCGGCGGGTTCAACGCGATATTACCGATGGACAGGTTTCTAAATTAGCCGTTTTCCGGGAACGGGTTGAGCAGATCGATATTGATGAACTGATCAACGCAGCCCACCAGGGCGATTCTTATGCGATTGACATGTTACACGAAACGGGATTCCAACTAGGGAAAGGCCTTGCCGTTGCGATCAGTCTGTTCAATCCCGAAATGATAATCGTTGATGGTGTTCTAACCAAAGCCGCAGCTTTTATCCTAAACACCATCGAACAGGCAATTAGTAAATACTGCCTGAGTGATTTCCGCAACGACCTGACCATCGAAATAACCCAGTTGAATGGAGCCGCAAAATGGCTGGGGACACACGCGTATATGATGGAAGATATTTTCGCTAATTATTAA
- a CDS encoding glutamine synthetase III family protein: protein MSNFRFKALEIAQSRQAMAVAAPTERVADFFGSYTFNNEVMRTLLSPEAYIKVTEAIQTNGQIDRNIADEVAGAMKSWATSKGATHYTHWFQPLTGETAEKHDAFFDITIDGKAIEKFKGSALVQQEPDASSFPNGGLRNTFEARGYTGWDPSSPAFLMDNGAGGKTLCIPSVFISYTGEALDYKTPLLKALNALDKAATAVCQYFDRNITKVTPTLGPEQEYFVVDRALFYARPDLVLAGRTVFGHAPARGQQLEDHYFGSIPPRINAFMVDFEFESMKLGMPVRTRHNEVAPGQFEVAPTFEEVNLAIDHNALLMDLMEKIAEKHNLKVLFHEKPFAGINGSGKHNNWSMGTNTGVNLLAPSTKPKESLRFLTFLVNVVKAVHDNADLLRASIASAGNEYRLGANEAPPAIVSVFLGESLTQALNDLETKSEVTVNKGDNVYYKLGLNRIPSLMRDNTDRNRTSPFAFTGNKFEFRAVGSSANSASTMTVLNAIVADQLNKFKTDLDERLAKGEKKELAIVDILKAYYSNTKRILFEGNGYSDEWVEEAARRGLSNIKSSPEALGVYVQPESLALFERTGVLSHAEVESRYEIELEKYIKNVQIESRVMGDLAMNHVVSTALKYQNKLAETARNLVELGMVAEAEPIKDILREISTRVLVIKKGVEAMIESRKKANNTTDTAERAKLYATEVKDHFEIIRYEVDKLEEIVDDEDWPLIKYRELLFVK from the coding sequence ATGAGCAATTTTCGGTTTAAAGCCCTCGAAATCGCCCAAAGCCGTCAGGCGATGGCCGTTGCCGCTCCCACCGAGCGCGTCGCCGATTTCTTTGGCAGCTACACATTCAACAATGAAGTGATGCGAACGCTTCTTTCGCCCGAAGCGTATATTAAGGTCACAGAGGCCATTCAAACGAATGGTCAGATCGACCGGAACATCGCCGACGAAGTGGCCGGGGCCATGAAATCCTGGGCAACTTCGAAAGGCGCCACTCACTACACCCACTGGTTTCAGCCACTAACGGGTGAAACTGCCGAGAAACACGATGCCTTCTTCGATATTACCATCGACGGCAAGGCCATCGAAAAATTTAAAGGCAGCGCCCTGGTGCAGCAGGAACCCGATGCATCGTCGTTTCCGAATGGAGGACTTCGGAATACCTTCGAGGCTCGCGGCTATACCGGCTGGGACCCCTCGTCACCTGCGTTCCTGATGGACAATGGAGCCGGAGGAAAAACACTCTGTATTCCATCCGTTTTTATTTCCTACACTGGTGAAGCACTCGATTATAAAACCCCGCTGCTCAAGGCATTAAACGCACTGGACAAGGCGGCAACGGCTGTTTGTCAATATTTTGACCGGAACATTACCAAGGTTACCCCAACGCTTGGGCCCGAACAGGAATATTTTGTGGTTGACCGGGCACTGTTCTACGCCCGCCCTGATCTGGTATTGGCGGGCCGTACGGTATTTGGTCATGCGCCCGCACGGGGCCAGCAGCTGGAAGACCATTATTTTGGCTCGATTCCTCCCCGCATCAATGCCTTCATGGTCGATTTTGAGTTCGAGTCAATGAAGTTGGGCATGCCCGTTCGGACGCGGCATAACGAAGTTGCACCGGGCCAGTTTGAAGTTGCACCAACTTTTGAGGAAGTAAATCTGGCTATCGACCACAACGCGCTGTTGATGGATCTGATGGAAAAAATTGCCGAAAAGCACAATCTGAAAGTTCTTTTCCACGAGAAACCATTCGCAGGTATCAACGGGAGTGGCAAGCATAACAACTGGTCGATGGGGACCAATACGGGTGTTAATCTGTTAGCGCCCAGTACCAAGCCCAAAGAAAGCCTTCGATTCCTGACCTTTCTGGTCAATGTCGTGAAGGCTGTTCACGATAACGCCGATCTGTTGCGGGCTAGCATTGCCTCTGCCGGAAACGAATACCGGCTGGGAGCTAATGAGGCTCCACCAGCCATTGTCTCCGTTTTTCTGGGCGAATCGCTGACACAGGCCCTTAATGATCTGGAAACCAAGTCGGAAGTTACGGTAAACAAGGGCGATAACGTGTATTACAAACTCGGTCTCAACCGTATTCCCAGCCTGATGCGTGATAATACGGATCGCAACCGAACATCGCCATTTGCCTTTACGGGCAATAAGTTTGAGTTTAGGGCAGTAGGCAGTTCGGCCAATTCGGCCTCTACCATGACCGTGCTGAATGCGATTGTGGCCGATCAGTTGAACAAATTCAAAACAGACCTTGACGAACGATTGGCGAAAGGCGAGAAGAAGGAACTGGCGATTGTCGATATTCTGAAAGCGTATTATTCTAACACGAAGCGAATTCTGTTTGAGGGCAATGGCTATTCTGATGAATGGGTCGAAGAGGCTGCTAGACGGGGTCTGTCGAATATCAAGTCGTCGCCTGAAGCGCTGGGCGTTTATGTGCAACCCGAATCACTGGCTCTGTTTGAACGAACGGGCGTATTGAGCCACGCCGAGGTGGAGTCACGCTACGAGATCGAACTCGAAAAATACATTAAAAATGTACAGATCGAGTCGCGGGTTATGGGCGATCTGGCCATGAATCACGTTGTATCTACGGCGCTCAAGTATCAGAATAAACTGGCCGAAACGGCCCGTAATCTGGTGGAGTTGGGAATGGTCGCTGAAGCAGAGCCGATTAAAGACATTCTGCGCGAAATTTCGACCCGCGTGCTGGTGATCAAAAAAGGAGTCGAAGCGATGATCGAATCGCGCAAGAAAGCGAATAATACGACCGATACCGCTGAACGCGCTAAACTATACGCAACGGAGGTTAAAGATCACTTCGAAATTATCCGTTATGAAGTGGACAAACTCGAGGAGATTGTCGATGACGAAGACTGGCCCCTGATTAAGTACCGGGAGTTATTGTTTGTGAAATAA
- a CDS encoding phosphocholine-specific phospholipase C, protein MDSRREFLKKAALLSSTAGFSGVLPTSIQKAFAIDPQPGTTYLDAEHVVILMQENRSFDHTFGTLQGVRGFNDPRAIDLPNKNKVWLQTNAANETYAPFRLNIRDTKATWMSSLPHSWTDQVDARNGGKLDKWLDSKKSGNKDYANMPLTMGYYNRDDLPFYYALADAFTVCDQNFCSSLTGTTPNRLFFWTGTVRDPKNPQAIANVRNENVDYEAEVNWTTFPERLEDEGISWKIYQNEISLPTGLEGEEDAWLSNFTDNPIEWFSQYRVRFHPAYYPFIQQQEKIIPERIKALEDKLKTLTETDKDYAKTKRELTSQQHFQKLIQEDLVKYTPAKFKQLSQRDKNLCEKAFTTNANDPDYHKLTRLDYQDGPIKREVQVPKGDVLHQFRADVKNQKLPTVSWLVAPENFSDHPGAPWYGAWYISEVMDILTQNPDIWKKTIFILAYDENDGYFDHVPPYVPAHPDQPETGLTSKSIDTRLEFVTKEQEVKRQNKGRTGPIGLGYRVPLVIASPWSRGGYVCSEIFDHTSTLQFLEKFLSHKKGRKIEESNISDWRRTVCGDLTSAFRPYQGEKIKLPAFVAKEAFIESIHKAQFKPVPTGYKAFSPDEIRQINADPMASSHWPRQEKGVRPANALPYELYADGRTANDRFTLTLAARNEVFGKRAVGSPFQVYQLMNDNVAIRSYTVSPGDQLSDSWPLNEPYHLRVYGPNGFLREFKGATGNPPIEVSCTYERDAKNQFTGNVLIKIKNTDAQRSYSVQLTDNAYRTKGEQKTLEKAGTKAAQTTIVLNLKNSYNWYDFSLQVAGFAAFEQRYAGRVETGKAGYSDPLMGQSGNV, encoded by the coding sequence ATGGATTCCAGACGGGAATTTTTAAAGAAAGCAGCCTTACTGTCAAGCACAGCCGGTTTTTCGGGCGTATTGCCCACTTCGATTCAAAAAGCGTTTGCCATTGATCCTCAACCCGGAACAACGTATCTGGATGCCGAGCATGTGGTCATTCTGATGCAGGAAAACCGCTCTTTCGACCATACATTCGGTACGCTTCAGGGCGTTCGTGGCTTTAATGACCCAAGAGCCATCGACCTGCCGAACAAAAACAAAGTGTGGCTCCAGACCAACGCGGCCAACGAAACCTACGCTCCCTTCCGGCTTAATATCCGGGATACAAAAGCGACCTGGATGAGTTCGCTCCCCCACTCCTGGACCGATCAGGTTGATGCGCGTAATGGTGGAAAACTGGATAAATGGCTGGACTCCAAAAAGTCGGGCAATAAGGATTATGCCAACATGCCCTTAACGATGGGCTATTATAACCGCGACGACCTCCCCTTCTATTATGCGCTGGCTGATGCGTTTACCGTTTGTGATCAGAATTTCTGCTCTTCGTTGACCGGAACAACGCCAAACCGGTTATTTTTCTGGACAGGCACCGTTCGAGACCCCAAAAACCCGCAGGCAATTGCCAACGTTCGCAATGAAAACGTAGATTATGAAGCGGAGGTTAACTGGACGACTTTTCCCGAACGACTGGAAGATGAAGGCATTTCCTGGAAAATTTACCAAAATGAAATCAGCTTACCTACCGGCCTGGAAGGTGAGGAAGATGCCTGGCTGAGTAACTTCACGGACAACCCAATTGAGTGGTTTTCGCAGTATCGCGTTCGGTTTCACCCGGCCTATTATCCATTCATTCAGCAACAGGAAAAAATCATACCCGAACGCATCAAGGCACTGGAAGATAAACTAAAAACGCTGACCGAAACGGATAAAGACTATGCAAAAACGAAACGTGAATTAACGAGTCAGCAACACTTTCAGAAACTCATTCAGGAGGATCTGGTGAAGTATACGCCAGCGAAGTTTAAGCAACTCTCGCAGCGGGATAAAAACCTTTGCGAAAAAGCATTTACAACCAACGCCAACGATCCGGATTACCATAAACTGACCAGATTAGATTATCAGGACGGACCGATAAAGCGGGAAGTACAAGTACCCAAAGGCGATGTGCTGCATCAATTTCGGGCCGATGTAAAAAATCAAAAACTACCCACTGTTTCGTGGTTGGTTGCGCCCGAAAACTTTTCCGATCACCCTGGCGCACCCTGGTACGGGGCCTGGTATATTTCGGAGGTTATGGATATTCTGACTCAGAATCCTGACATCTGGAAGAAAACTATTTTCATTCTGGCCTACGACGAAAACGACGGCTATTTCGACCATGTTCCGCCGTACGTACCGGCCCACCCCGACCAGCCTGAGACGGGTTTAACCAGTAAAAGCATCGATACCCGGCTGGAGTTTGTTACTAAAGAACAGGAGGTCAAACGTCAGAACAAGGGGCGCACCGGCCCAATTGGTCTGGGCTACCGTGTTCCGCTGGTCATTGCCTCTCCGTGGAGCCGGGGTGGTTATGTCTGTTCGGAGATTTTCGACCATACATCGACGCTTCAGTTTCTTGAAAAATTCCTGAGTCATAAAAAAGGCCGGAAAATCGAGGAATCGAATATTAGTGACTGGCGTCGCACTGTTTGTGGCGATCTAACGTCGGCATTCCGGCCATATCAGGGCGAAAAAATTAAATTACCCGCTTTCGTCGCCAAAGAAGCGTTCATTGAAAGCATTCATAAAGCCCAGTTCAAGCCCGTTCCAACTGGTTATAAAGCTTTTAGTCCAGATGAGATTCGCCAGATCAATGCTGACCCAATGGCTTCTTCGCACTGGCCCCGGCAGGAAAAAGGCGTTCGTCCTGCCAATGCGCTTCCCTACGAGTTGTATGCAGATGGTCGAACAGCCAATGACCGCTTTACGCTGACGTTGGCTGCCAGGAACGAAGTTTTCGGAAAACGGGCAGTCGGATCGCCTTTTCAGGTCTACCAGCTCATGAACGATAACGTGGCGATTCGTTCTTATACGGTTTCCCCCGGCGATCAACTCAGTGATTCCTGGCCCTTAAACGAACCTTACCACCTGCGTGTTTATGGCCCCAATGGGTTTCTTCGCGAATTTAAGGGGGCAACGGGTAATCCGCCGATTGAGGTTTCGTGTACTTATGAACGGGATGCGAAAAACCAATTTACGGGCAATGTGTTGATAAAAATCAAAAACACAGACGCACAACGGTCTTATTCGGTTCAGCTTACCGACAATGCCTATCGAACCAAAGGTGAGCAGAAAACCCTGGAAAAAGCGGGTACAAAAGCGGCCCAAACCACTATCGTACTGAATTTAAAAAACAGCTACAACTGGTATGATTTTAGTCTG